A single genomic interval of Aegicerativicinus sediminis harbors:
- a CDS encoding glycosyltransferase family 2 protein, whose amino-acid sequence MQNPLVSIIIPTYNRAHIIGETLDSVLAQTYTNWECIVVDDGSMDNTESVVQEYVEKDGGFQYHKRPQHYMPGGNGARNYGFDISKGKYVQWFDDDDIMLPEFIQTKMGTINASLDLVICSGYNVDSKLSYPEVIDLSIKEYLFKDYVLWKAQILTPSILFKKEFLLGKDLFSKKIYRGQESEFFSRLFFNLKPNQYVIINKPLFLYRQHNKTKTHLNRQYVAKFKSSQSIVAYENLKRSINLNDRELINYCCQILFIYFFSALDHKDIKTSKFIYKSLYPILKKRHLNIYFEFRVIGFVLLLLKKGSYGLRQRWKAVNL is encoded by the coding sequence ATGCAAAACCCCTTAGTTTCCATAATCATACCCACCTATAATAGAGCGCATATAATAGGCGAAACTTTAGATAGTGTTTTAGCACAGACTTACACCAACTGGGAGTGTATAGTTGTGGATGATGGCAGTATGGATAATACTGAAAGTGTTGTACAAGAATATGTGGAAAAGGATGGTGGTTTCCAGTACCATAAGCGTCCTCAACATTATATGCCAGGAGGGAATGGTGCAAGAAATTATGGTTTTGATATAAGTAAGGGGAAGTATGTTCAGTGGTTCGACGATGATGATATAATGCTACCTGAATTTATTCAGACCAAAATGGGTACCATTAATGCTAGTTTGGATTTGGTAATCTGTTCAGGATACAACGTTGATTCCAAATTATCTTATCCTGAAGTAATTGATTTATCAATCAAGGAATATTTATTTAAAGATTATGTTCTTTGGAAAGCACAGATTTTAACACCTTCAATTTTGTTTAAAAAGGAGTTTTTATTGGGTAAAGATTTGTTTTCTAAAAAAATTTATAGGGGGCAAGAAAGTGAGTTTTTCTCTAGGTTATTTTTTAACCTTAAACCAAATCAATATGTCATTATTAATAAACCATTATTTTTATATAGACAACATAATAAAACTAAAACTCATTTAAACAGACAATATGTTGCAAAATTCAAGTCTTCCCAGAGTATAGTTGCTTATGAAAATTTAAAGCGCAGCATAAATTTGAACGATAGAGAATTAATAAATTACTGCTGCCAAATTCTATTTATTTATTTTTTTTCTGCATTAGACCATAAGGATATCAAAACTTCAAAATTTATTTATAAATCCCTATATCCTATTTTAAAAAAGAGGCACTTGAATATATATTTTGAATTTAGGGTTATTGGATTTGTATTGTTATTACTAAAAAAAGGTAGCTATGGATTAAGGCAAAGATGGAAAGCAGTTAATTTATAA
- a CDS encoding DegT/DnrJ/EryC1/StrS family aminotransferase, translated as MIHVTKTFLPPQEIYQSILKRAWDNNWITNRGELVLELEDKLKTYLKVPNMIAATNGTLPLQIAIKALNLTGEIITTSFSYVATTSSIVWEGCKPIFVDIHPEYLTIDETKIEAAITPKTSAILATHVFGNPCHVEAIEAIARKHNLKVIYDAAHCFGVNYKGESIFNYGDISSCSFHATKIFHTGEGGALFCKQQDLYNTLFYHHNFGHKGHEDFQGLGINAKMSELQAAMGLAVFPFMPQIMEWRRRVVQVYENELNFTKLTFLKIREHTVWNYSYYPIVFESEHTLKKAMKRLQENDIYPRRYFYPALHNLPYLNTPEMPISELVARRILCLPLSHDLSDKDTKKICKLVNAVL; from the coding sequence ATGATTCACGTAACCAAAACCTTTTTACCTCCACAAGAAATTTATCAAAGCATCCTTAAACGTGCTTGGGATAACAATTGGATTACTAATAGGGGAGAATTGGTTCTGGAACTTGAGGATAAGTTAAAGACCTATTTAAAGGTTCCAAATATGATTGCTGCCACCAATGGAACCTTACCATTGCAGATTGCAATAAAAGCATTGAATTTAACTGGAGAGATCATTACCACCTCCTTTAGTTATGTGGCCACTACCTCTAGTATAGTCTGGGAAGGCTGCAAACCCATATTTGTTGATATACATCCAGAATATTTAACCATTGATGAAACAAAAATAGAGGCAGCAATAACCCCAAAGACATCTGCTATATTGGCAACACATGTATTTGGTAACCCATGTCATGTGGAGGCAATCGAGGCTATAGCTAGAAAACATAATTTAAAAGTCATCTACGATGCTGCCCATTGTTTTGGAGTAAATTATAAGGGCGAAAGCATCTTTAATTACGGAGATATAAGCAGCTGTAGTTTTCATGCAACTAAAATCTTCCATACTGGGGAAGGGGGTGCTCTGTTTTGTAAGCAACAAGATCTATATAATACGCTATTTTATCATCATAATTTCGGACATAAGGGACATGAGGATTTTCAGGGCTTAGGAATAAACGCCAAAATGAGCGAATTACAAGCTGCTATGGGCTTGGCAGTTTTTCCTTTTATGCCGCAAATTATGGAATGGCGAAGAAGGGTGGTTCAAGTTTACGAAAACGAACTGAATTTTACAAAGTTGACATTTTTAAAGATTAGGGAACATACAGTTTGGAATTATAGTTATTATCCCATTGTTTTTGAATCTGAGCATACATTAAAGAAAGCCATGAAAAGATTACAAGAAAACGATATTTACCCAAGACGTTACTTTTATCCCGCCCTTCACAATTTACCTTATTTAAATACCCCTGAAATGCCCATTTCTGAATTAGTAGCACGGCGTATACTCTGTTTGCCGCTGTCTCATGACCTATCAGATAAAGACACGAAGAAAATCTGTAAACTTGTTAATGCTGTATTATGA
- a CDS encoding glycosyltransferase family 39 protein: MRLCVPTTLQKKILYLVIFLYPVLFIFQGGDLTDVGFFAMTYQNFFYELQLGNTNSISILSDFIGASWLTLFPNLGIIGLKFLSLIFFYFSVGLIYLILKNLTEKRLLLWLGIFCGIVFATRNSSFEFGRDEASWLFLILTSFVAIKGLTSRRKIFFYYSGILFVLACLSRFPNIGFILLFPFALIYFQVGKWKSFSIKYLWLPFKQYVLFLLGTITALMVVLLIFKSLNIYHIFLKNLDVIRNSADNASVSSYSMAHLIQSYLRESFVFLPHLLSVVFLILTTSLIYKYSTKKGNYLGLVVFVILLFCSGLFIFLDFSSRNNIKYLVPAFCAFPLTISIIRRDKFSPIVVIFSLLALTQVVGSNTGLFYKLSKGFMVLLPLSILILSETKKIELKNLCILTKPVLIIGVLYIFFFSIVTRLGSIYHVDTGITSRFRCIYPVEHKKMIGILTTKENASHIKQLSNAIENNISEGENLFIYGHQPMFYYLTKTAPPIKKFWLTNNYIQIDELFNSLEKSINSTKKYPMIVDTKQNIMGNEGQRRFEQFLKEYGYKQIENRRNFDIWKKF, from the coding sequence ATGAGATTGTGTGTACCAACGACTCTTCAAAAGAAAATACTCTATCTTGTTATCTTTTTATATCCTGTGTTATTCATATTTCAAGGAGGAGATTTAACCGATGTTGGATTTTTCGCCATGACGTATCAAAATTTTTTTTATGAATTACAGTTGGGTAATACCAATAGCATTTCCATTCTAAGTGATTTTATCGGTGCATCTTGGCTTACTTTATTTCCAAATCTGGGAATAATTGGCTTAAAATTTCTATCTCTAATATTTTTTTATTTTTCTGTTGGCCTAATCTATCTGATACTTAAAAATTTAACAGAAAAGCGATTACTGTTGTGGTTGGGGATATTTTGCGGAATTGTATTTGCCACACGAAATAGTTCTTTTGAATTTGGTAGGGATGAAGCTTCGTGGCTTTTTCTGATTCTTACAAGTTTTGTTGCGATCAAGGGGTTAACTTCAAGAAGAAAAATTTTCTTTTACTATTCTGGAATATTATTTGTTTTGGCTTGTCTTAGTAGATTTCCGAATATTGGTTTTATCCTATTATTCCCTTTTGCTTTAATATATTTTCAAGTCGGTAAGTGGAAGTCATTTTCTATCAAATATTTGTGGCTTCCTTTCAAACAATACGTATTATTTCTTTTAGGAACGATTACCGCGCTTATGGTAGTTTTATTAATTTTCAAATCCCTTAATATCTATCATATATTTTTAAAAAATTTAGATGTAATTAGAAACTCAGCGGATAATGCATCGGTCTCTAGTTACTCAATGGCGCATCTAATCCAGAGCTATCTCCGTGAAAGCTTTGTTTTTTTACCCCACCTTTTATCTGTCGTGTTCTTAATTCTTACCACATCATTAATTTATAAATATTCAACAAAAAAAGGAAATTATTTAGGCCTAGTTGTATTTGTAATATTGTTGTTTTGCTCAGGCCTTTTTATTTTTCTAGATTTTTCTTCTCGTAACAATATTAAATATTTAGTCCCTGCCTTTTGCGCATTTCCATTAACAATCTCAATAATAAGAAGGGATAAATTTAGCCCAATAGTTGTGATTTTCTCTTTATTGGCCCTAACCCAGGTAGTTGGATCTAATACAGGATTATTTTACAAACTTTCAAAAGGATTTATGGTACTATTACCATTATCAATACTAATCCTTTCTGAAACGAAAAAAATAGAACTCAAAAACCTATGCATACTAACAAAACCTGTATTAATTATTGGGGTCCTCTATATATTTTTTTTTAGTATTGTAACCCGTTTAGGAAGTATTTATCATGTTGATACAGGCATAACATCAAGGTTTCGATGTATATATCCTGTGGAACATAAAAAAATGATAGGAATTCTGACTACAAAGGAGAATGCCTCACACATAAAACAATTAAGTAATGCAATAGAAAACAATATTTCTGAAGGTGAAAACCTTTTTATTTATGGCCACCAACCAATGTTCTATTATTTAACAAAAACAGCTCCTCCGATTAAAAAATTCTGGTTAACAAATAATTACATCCAAATTGATGAGCTTTTTAATTCTTTGGAGAAAAGTATAAATTCAACAAAGAAATATCCTATGATTGTTGATACAAAACAAAATATAATGGGAAATGAAGGACAAAGAAGGTTCGAGCAGTTTTTGAAAGAATATGGATATAAGCAGATAGAGAATAGAAGAAATTTTGATATTTGGAAGAAGTTCTAA
- a CDS encoding glycosyltransferase family 4 protein, translating to MNIAIFSPNKDAYSETFIKAHIDHLKDDVYHYYGKNGKIKLANHQMVSKPVAFILRVWRKLRNKSYTELNNHKVYQSLTHHNIDVLLIEYGSHAFKLLPFLNKVKIPWVVHFHGYDAYVNSVIKDANNYAEVFKSATKIIAVSQDMMQKIISLGCPKDKMVYNPYGPNPRFSSVEANFKSQQLFALGRFTEKKAPQLTIQAFANVVAKYPNATLFMGGKGKLLKSCKDLVKKLEIEENVEFLGQLGPAEIEHYFANSIAFVQHSVTAENGDKEGTPVAILEASSAGLPIIATRHAGIKDTVIEGKTGLLCDERDITAMAKNIEQIIGNPEFAKETGREGRRFIQQNFSLEKHISTLQDILATACKTP from the coding sequence ATGAATATTGCAATTTTTTCGCCTAACAAAGATGCTTATTCAGAAACTTTTATTAAAGCGCATATAGACCATCTTAAAGATGATGTTTATCACTATTATGGTAAAAACGGCAAAATTAAGTTGGCTAATCACCAAATGGTTTCCAAACCAGTTGCATTTATTTTAAGGGTTTGGAGGAAGTTACGTAACAAAAGCTACACTGAATTAAACAATCATAAGGTGTATCAATCATTAACACATCACAATATTGATGTGTTATTAATTGAATATGGGAGTCACGCCTTTAAATTATTACCATTTTTAAATAAGGTAAAAATTCCTTGGGTAGTCCATTTTCATGGGTACGATGCATATGTTAATTCAGTTATAAAAGATGCCAATAACTATGCGGAAGTTTTTAAGTCTGCTACTAAGATAATTGCGGTATCCCAAGACATGATGCAAAAGATAATATCCCTTGGATGCCCAAAGGATAAAATGGTTTACAATCCATACGGTCCAAATCCGAGATTCAGTAGTGTTGAAGCAAACTTTAAAAGTCAACAATTATTTGCTTTAGGTCGATTTACAGAAAAAAAAGCACCACAATTAACCATACAAGCGTTCGCAAATGTTGTGGCAAAATACCCTAATGCTACATTATTTATGGGTGGTAAAGGGAAATTACTGAAATCTTGTAAAGATTTGGTGAAAAAATTAGAAATTGAAGAAAATGTTGAATTTTTAGGTCAACTAGGACCTGCGGAAATCGAACATTACTTTGCTAACTCAATTGCTTTTGTACAACATTCAGTAACCGCAGAGAATGGGGATAAAGAAGGTACACCTGTCGCCATATTAGAGGCCTCCTCGGCTGGTTTACCAATAATTGCTACACGTCATGCAGGAATTAAGGACACCGTAATAGAGGGTAAAACGGGCTTATTGTGCGATGAGAGAGACATTACTGCCATGGCCAAAAACATAGAACAGATTATAGGAAATCCTGAATTCGCCAAGGAAACGGGGAGAGAAGGAAGACGGTTCATTCAACAAAATTTTAGTTTAGAAAAACATATTTCTACCTTGCAGGACATCTTGGCTACAGCATGCAAAACCCCTTAG
- a CDS encoding WbqC family protein has product MKVALMQPYFFPYLGYFQLIHAVDVFVVYDDVNFKKQSWITRNNILVNGRALRINLVVEGASSFKKIYEINRNVDGIKWLKTIEQSYTKAPYFGYVYPLIENIATNTEKSLSKFLLFSLQLLTDYLDIKTIFKLSSEVEKDINLKGEDKVIAICKSLNATNYINAIGGQNLYNKDAFTKNDIDLNFIKTNPISYNQFGNSFVPGLSIIDVLMFNSKETVIGLLNDYKLI; this is encoded by the coding sequence ATGAAAGTTGCTTTAATGCAGCCTTATTTCTTTCCTTACCTTGGGTATTTTCAATTGATCCATGCTGTTGATGTGTTTGTGGTGTATGACGATGTTAATTTTAAAAAACAAAGTTGGATTACACGGAATAATATTTTAGTAAATGGTAGAGCATTGAGAATTAATTTAGTTGTTGAAGGGGCCAGTTCCTTCAAAAAAATATATGAGATAAATAGAAATGTTGATGGTATTAAATGGTTAAAAACAATTGAACAATCGTATACAAAGGCTCCTTATTTTGGATATGTATATCCATTGATTGAAAATATTGCGACCAATACCGAAAAAAGTTTATCCAAATTTCTTTTATTCTCATTGCAATTATTAACTGATTATTTAGATATAAAAACAATATTCAAATTGTCCTCGGAAGTAGAAAAGGATATTAATTTAAAGGGAGAAGACAAAGTGATAGCTATTTGTAAATCACTAAACGCTACAAATTATATTAATGCCATAGGAGGTCAAAATCTATACAATAAAGACGCTTTCACCAAAAATGATATTGACCTAAATTTTATCAAAACAAATCCAATCTCCTACAATCAGTTTGGCAATTCGTTTGTACCTGGGTTGTCCATAATAGATGTTTTGATGTTTAATAGTAAAGAAACAGTCATAGGACTATTAAACGACTATAAGTTGATATGA
- a CDS encoding sulfotransferase family protein has product MKLLIVGCERSGTTIISKLLSQGSGANLLNDPIESWYLYPLIRVIGIRGFSLSMVFKLWKYKIVKVPGFATILPELRKIHPLPYKIVYIVRDPRDNYSAIKERLSQDLNGLYLNIHYLNKKGKSICENISYRWDSYLQFAMDYSNNYKEDILFVRYEDFLKDKIKILQKIAVFSKLNFNSNMITNDLDKQINKSWSNKIYGAGRYKNELTDDEIETVERITIEKMKRFNYI; this is encoded by the coding sequence ATGAAACTTCTTATTGTCGGGTGTGAAAGGTCTGGAACAACAATAATTTCAAAATTACTTAGTCAGGGGTCTGGGGCTAATTTATTAAATGACCCCATAGAATCCTGGTATCTATATCCGTTAATTAGGGTAATCGGTATTCGCGGATTCTCACTTTCTATGGTTTTCAAACTTTGGAAATATAAAATAGTTAAGGTGCCGGGTTTTGCAACAATATTGCCGGAGCTAAGAAAAATTCATCCTTTACCATATAAGATTGTATATATAGTGCGAGACCCAAGAGATAATTATTCTGCTATTAAAGAAAGACTCAGTCAAGATTTAAATGGACTTTATTTAAATATCCATTATTTAAATAAAAAGGGTAAGAGTATTTGTGAGAATATCTCATATAGATGGGATTCATATTTACAGTTTGCAATGGATTATTCTAATAATTATAAAGAAGATATACTCTTTGTTCGCTATGAGGATTTTTTAAAGGATAAAATAAAAATTTTGCAAAAAATAGCTGTATTCTCAAAATTGAATTTTAATTCTAATATGATTACAAATGATCTCGATAAACAAATTAACAAAAGTTGGTCTAACAAAATTTATGGAGCAGGAAGATATAAAAATGAATTAACAGATGATGAAATTGAAACTGTTGAAAGAATAACCATTGAAAAGATGAAAAGATTCAATTATATTTAA
- a CDS encoding class I SAM-dependent methyltransferase has protein sequence MKDSLEFYNQFDKKLITDFVLGNKRIEKAIKNLGSRIPNHSDNILDIGCGIGWSTYEFAKIYKNAQVEGIDLSPVLIEIASKLFKRENLRYANFDITRDIPQKEYDAIIMIDVYEHIPVVERLNFHRFLKTLIRQKGQLLVSCPTKFHQDYLRKYNPDGLQPVDEDVEIDDIQIMARNIGGELVYFEYQTVWRTNDYFHCAIEISPQYSKFSSKKGNRIILETPLKRKELVKSVFGNLYSIPTGKESGFLSVVKKIKKKLR, from the coding sequence ATGAAAGATTCCTTAGAATTTTATAATCAATTTGATAAAAAACTTATTACAGATTTTGTTTTAGGAAATAAACGTATTGAAAAGGCCATAAAAAATCTAGGTTCTAGGATTCCAAATCATTCTGATAATATTTTAGACATTGGGTGCGGCATAGGGTGGAGTACTTATGAATTTGCAAAAATTTATAAAAACGCTCAAGTTGAAGGAATTGATTTAAGTCCAGTTTTAATTGAAATAGCAAGCAAACTTTTTAAAAGGGAAAATTTACGCTATGCAAATTTTGATATAACCCGTGATATCCCCCAGAAAGAATATGATGCCATAATAATGATTGATGTTTATGAGCACATTCCTGTTGTGGAAAGATTAAATTTTCATAGGTTTTTAAAGACCTTAATAAGGCAAAAAGGTCAATTGTTGGTGTCTTGCCCAACTAAATTCCATCAGGATTATTTACGAAAATATAACCCCGATGGGCTTCAACCAGTTGATGAGGATGTAGAAATAGATGATATACAAATAATGGCAAGGAATATTGGCGGTGAACTAGTTTATTTTGAATATCAAACGGTTTGGAGAACAAATGATTATTTCCATTGTGCTATTGAAATTTCGCCTCAATACTCCAAGTTTAGTTCGAAGAAAGGAAATAGAATAATTTTAGAGACTCCGTTGAAAAGAAAGGAACTAGTCAAATCAGTTTTTGGCAATTTGTACTCTATTCCTACAGGAAAAGAAAGTGGCTTCCTCTCAGTTGTAAAGAAAATAAAAAAGAAATTGCGATAA
- a CDS encoding glycosyltransferase family 4 protein — translation MKILYAYDKMPTTYQAYLLQLLEVLKRDVDVEVLSYNSDANVEHTVTSSDLSFRLHRLAYRAKLSKFPYLDIKIMSEYDIVHLQHSYLFPKIEPFINSNIKRPKIVITLRGGDTYIRPWLYKNWEFFFKSQSHCIDAFITVSEHQKNYLQRWGVPEYKIHVIPVSIGPKTFALPKYPSQGTIKIVSAHRMCWEKNIEGNLRTIKILKERGMEIHYDIFGDGRDKDQLYFLVDKYDLGKEVNIFGKIENRAFKNRLAKYDIFLQLSHSEAFGASVIEAQSMGVPAIISNAGGLPETILENVSGYCVDSYRPEQAAEHIIDLVTNKEKFLSFSKAAIEHSNANFTTAQEAKRLINLYKSL, via the coding sequence ATGAAGATTTTATATGCTTATGATAAAATGCCTACAACTTACCAAGCTTATCTATTACAGCTTTTAGAGGTGCTGAAAAGAGATGTAGATGTAGAGGTGTTGTCTTATAACAGCGATGCAAATGTAGAGCATACCGTAACATCTTCTGATCTTAGCTTTAGATTGCATCGATTGGCTTATAGGGCCAAGCTTTCCAAATTCCCCTATTTAGATATTAAAATAATGAGCGAATATGATATCGTTCATTTACAGCATAGTTATTTATTTCCTAAGATAGAACCATTTATAAACAGCAATATTAAAAGACCAAAAATTGTTATCACATTAAGAGGAGGAGATACCTATATCAGGCCTTGGCTTTATAAAAACTGGGAATTTTTTTTTAAATCCCAATCTCATTGTATAGACGCTTTTATAACGGTTAGCGAACACCAAAAAAACTATTTACAACGTTGGGGCGTACCTGAGTATAAAATTCATGTCATCCCGGTTTCTATAGGTCCCAAAACTTTTGCCTTACCCAAATATCCTTCACAGGGAACCATTAAAATTGTATCGGCTCATCGAATGTGCTGGGAAAAAAATATAGAAGGTAATTTAAGGACTATCAAGATTTTGAAGGAACGAGGAATGGAAATTCACTACGATATTTTTGGGGATGGAAGGGATAAAGATCAGTTATATTTTTTAGTGGATAAATATGATTTGGGGAAAGAGGTCAATATTTTTGGAAAAATTGAAAATAGAGCGTTTAAAAATAGACTGGCCAAGTATGATATTTTTTTACAACTAAGTCATTCCGAAGCTTTTGGCGCTTCAGTTATAGAAGCGCAATCCATGGGCGTTCCAGCAATTATTTCAAACGCTGGCGGTTTGCCAGAAACAATTTTGGAAAATGTCAGTGGTTATTGTGTCGATTCTTACAGGCCCGAACAGGCGGCTGAACACATTATAGACCTGGTAACCAATAAAGAAAAATTCCTTTCATTTTCAAAAGCTGCCATAGAACATAGTAATGCAAATTTCACCACAGCCCAAGAAGCTAAAAGGTTAATTAATCTTTATAAAAGTTTATAA
- a CDS encoding glycosyltransferase family 2 protein, with the protein MKKIDISIIIPVFFNEGSIRSTYDVLKNEVFIKFPQLIFEIIFIDDGSGDNSFKEMCEVKSMDSSVQLIRFTRNFGQVSAFYAGYEKAKGEACLNIAADLQDPTDLIINIVNSYINREAQIIAGKRIDRDESFYRKKTSQMFYFFMQKLSFPKMPKGGFDVVLIDQVVKKFLLDSNDVNPFWQGQILWPGYSIKFIPYQRKKREIGSSKWSFSKKVKYLLDGILNYSYTPLRFISIIGILTFMLGILYAIIITIAYFFGNTPFQGWAPLMIIVLLFSGLQLLMLGVIGEYLWRALEQVKNRPKFIIKDELTKKETR; encoded by the coding sequence ATGAAAAAAATAGATATCTCAATAATTATTCCTGTTTTTTTTAATGAAGGGAGCATACGATCAACTTATGACGTACTTAAAAATGAGGTGTTTATAAAATTTCCACAATTAATCTTTGAAATAATATTTATTGATGATGGCTCAGGGGACAATTCATTCAAAGAAATGTGTGAAGTTAAAAGTATGGATAGTAGTGTACAACTAATCCGATTTACACGGAACTTTGGACAGGTTTCAGCATTTTATGCAGGATATGAAAAAGCGAAAGGTGAAGCGTGCTTAAATATTGCTGCAGATCTTCAAGACCCGACCGATTTAATAATAAATATTGTCAATAGTTACATCAACAGAGAGGCGCAAATTATTGCAGGAAAACGTATTGATCGAGACGAAAGTTTTTACAGAAAAAAAACGTCTCAAATGTTTTATTTCTTTATGCAAAAGTTGAGTTTTCCAAAAATGCCCAAAGGCGGTTTTGATGTTGTCTTGATTGATCAAGTTGTTAAAAAGTTTCTTCTTGACTCTAACGATGTGAATCCATTTTGGCAAGGACAAATATTGTGGCCCGGTTATAGCATTAAGTTTATTCCTTATCAAAGAAAAAAACGGGAAATTGGGTCATCCAAATGGTCCTTTAGCAAGAAGGTAAAATACTTATTAGATGGTATACTAAACTATTCTTATACCCCATTAAGATTTATATCCATTATAGGAATTCTAACATTTATGTTGGGTATTCTTTATGCTATTATTATAACTATTGCCTACTTTTTCGGCAATACTCCTTTTCAAGGTTGGGCTCCATTGATGATAATCGTTCTATTATTCTCAGGGCTACAGTTATTAATGCTCGGAGTTATTGGAGAGTATTTATGGAGGGCCTTAGAACAAGTAAAAAATAGGCCAAAATTTATTATCAAAGATGAGTTAACAAAAAAGGAAACAAGATAA
- a CDS encoding acetyltransferase, with translation MKSEKIIIFGSSGHAKSIAETLEKLGFDIIGFIDSYLPKGKNVLGYKTIGNENELIDCQIKYGTNNIVVGVGDIQGRKEVVEKIRKLNPDIVFPPVISPEAKVSKYARIGEGTVILCNSFVNVECVIGKFCIVNTASIIEHNTVISDFCTISPAVNIGGDVKIDEFTFIGSSATIIQKRKIGKCVVVGAGAIVTRNIPDKVLAVGIPAIVKQENYSNNQIFR, from the coding sequence ATGAAGTCCGAGAAAATAATAATTTTTGGTTCGTCTGGGCATGCAAAAAGCATCGCTGAAACATTGGAAAAACTTGGTTTTGACATTATTGGTTTTATTGACTCTTACTTGCCAAAAGGGAAGAATGTGTTAGGCTATAAAACAATTGGTAACGAGAACGAATTGATTGATTGTCAGATTAAATACGGTACCAATAACATTGTTGTTGGAGTAGGTGATATTCAAGGAAGAAAGGAAGTTGTTGAAAAAATTAGAAAACTGAATCCCGATATAGTTTTCCCCCCTGTCATATCCCCTGAAGCCAAAGTTTCAAAATATGCAAGAATTGGAGAAGGCACAGTTATTTTGTGCAATTCTTTCGTTAACGTCGAATGTGTTATTGGAAAATTTTGCATTGTAAATACTGCAAGTATTATTGAACATAACACAGTCATTTCTGATTTTTGCACGATTTCTCCGGCTGTAAATATTGGAGGTGATGTTAAAATTGATGAATTTACGTTTATTGGGTCATCTGCAACAATAATTCAAAAACGAAAAATAGGTAAGTGTGTTGTGGTAGGGGCAGGTGCGATCGTTACAAGAAATATTCCAGATAAGGTGTTGGCAGTAGGAATTCCCGCAATTGTAAAACAAGAAAATTACTCGAATAATCAAATATTTCGCTGA
- a CDS encoding glycosyltransferase family 2 protein: MLPKVSIIIPTYNRGSIIGETLDSILVQTYMHWECIVVDDGSTDDTKDVLKTYIERDSRFKYVIRPDYMPKGPSACRNLGFKKSNGIYINFFDSDDLLESNAYEKAIKEFDRDTDAVIMNSALTEMDSGQFIRKNNVYSSNLLTDYFVGNITFFVGGPVWKRSFLDKQVMLFDESIRNIDDWDFNLRMLYEKPNLKFLLNVSIYYRIHKNSLSKEVWKLNRKEIVSEFRTRDKHLKLVKGKENVDYPLIKDFILKRYRRYLIRSMKKNPSLTPLLIRKLIRQALHFGDIITALKSTLGFLLYKLSGKGYAFFK; the protein is encoded by the coding sequence ATGTTACCGAAAGTTTCAATAATTATACCTACATATAACAGGGGATCGATAATAGGGGAGACTCTAGACTCTATTTTGGTCCAAACCTATATGCATTGGGAATGTATCGTGGTTGATGATGGTAGTACGGATGATACTAAGGATGTCCTAAAAACTTATATAGAAAGAGATAGTCGATTTAAATATGTCATTAGACCAGACTATATGCCCAAAGGACCAAGTGCTTGTAGAAATTTAGGTTTTAAAAAAAGCAATGGTATCTATATAAATTTTTTTGATAGTGATGATTTGTTGGAGTCAAATGCCTACGAGAAGGCAATAAAAGAGTTTGACAGAGATACAGATGCTGTAATTATGAATTCAGCCTTAACGGAAATGGATTCAGGTCAATTTATCAGAAAAAACAATGTTTATTCTTCAAATCTGTTAACTGACTATTTTGTTGGGAATATAACTTTTTTTGTTGGTGGCCCTGTTTGGAAACGTTCATTTTTAGATAAACAAGTAATGTTATTTGATGAGTCTATTCGAAATATAGATGATTGGGATTTTAATTTAAGGATGTTGTACGAAAAACCTAACCTAAAATTTTTGCTCAATGTTTCTATTTATTACCGGATCCATAAAAATTCATTATCCAAAGAAGTTTGGAAATTGAACAGGAAAGAAATTGTTTCAGAATTCAGAACCAGAGACAAGCATCTTAAATTGGTAAAGGGAAAAGAAAATGTAGATTATCCTTTGATAAAGGATTTTATCTTAAAACGTTATAGACGTTATTTAATAAGGTCAATGAAGAAAAATCCTAGTTTGACCCCTTTATTGATAAGGAAATTGATAAGACAAGCACTGCATTTTGGTGATATCATTACTGCGTTAAAAAGTACTTTAGGATTTTTACTATATAAACTATCGGGTAAGGGCTATGCTTTTTTTAAGTAA